CACTCAGGTAtatttacaaatgtacactataaaaaaattaaaaaaatggttaaCTAAAATTCAATATTATTTAACTTCATATTTTTAGTTGAATTAACGCAAAATGATTAAGGCTACCAGGTAactaacttttttaagttgaaccaactttttattttttacagtgtatataatttatatttctgGTAAACAACAGTTTCTATATCATAATATaactttataaaacatttttcagCTTTTAAACACTAGTTTCTCAATGCTTCTATAACTGTTTGGACTGTAATATATTTTGTCATCTTCAGTCCAAATTAACCTGCCTGACAGTGCTGTTATTAATGGGGCCAACTTGGGAGCTTCTTACAAAGCCCAACAATGTCACCTGCATTGGGGAACGAGTGGTGGACCTGGATCAGAACATACTATAGACGGAGAACAATATCCCATGGAGGTATTAGGTCACTGATATTGAGGCTTATAGTCATTTGTACATTTATGAGAATCTAAGCATGTATTTAATCCGTAAAGCTTCACATTGTCCATataaaagaaaattacaatTCGCTGGAAGAGGCTGTTGGTGATCCTTTGGGAGTGGCTGTTCTTGGATTTTTTTATGAGGTAAAAACTATAGCCATGTTTACAGACACACTTTTTGTTATCGCTAACACAATAGCTTCttgatgtcatttttaacaGGAATCAAGAAGTGACaatgaaaaatatcaacccatCATAAATTCTCTGAATAATATTACACTTCCTGGTAagactttttttttgtttttattgggtgtgttcatattttacccaacaacCCATCCCACAAAATGTTGAAAATATGTGACCCcatctgtgaaaacccagataAAGTTATTTGTTGTGATTTACTGAACTCATACctaatgtgaaaatataatcttaatACCTTTAATATCGACTGAGTAAGGTAATGTCAACGATTGAAATCAAATGCTGCTAACCTCATCCTTAGATTATGGCACACATTATTGGGAACATGGTAACATATTGTAAACATTGTCACAAAGGGTAACAATATAAGGGTTGcttttattatgtattatacagACAGACTTTATTATAGAGagatttataaaaagaaaaacctAATAATAACCtttacaattttgtttttagACACCAATGTAACGCTTGAAGGTTTGTCATTAGAAATGCTCATCCCATCCTTTGATACATTGGGGGAATACTTTCGTTACCAGGGGTCCCTTACCACTCCAGGCTGTTTTGAAGCTGTAGTCTGGACAATATTTCAGCAAACCATACCACTCAGCAAGCAGCAGGTAGTTTGTAATATAAAAGATCTGCTTTGACACATCCCTGAGCATGCAAGAATATCAGATCTGTTGTTTGATCTTTGTCTTGCAGCTTTCTGCATTTTCACATCTGCAGTCTCACAATGAGACTGCTATGATAAACACACATCGACCCGTTCAGCCACGGTATGGGCGTGAGGTGTATCACTCTGGGAGTTATGTTTTTTGTGTAAGCACTGCCTTATTGGTCAGCTCTGTTTTCTCTTTCTTATGGTTTGATTTTTAAGAGTTTTGTATTATTATAGCATTTGCGTTTACAAGCACTTAGGCAGGTTATATATTATTCAGTAATGTTTGCCAAGTTAAATATAAAGTCAAATTTAACTTTATTGCAGTATATCCAGCAATATTCCTGGTATTGCAATTTACTTGAGCAATACTTTATTGGTGGTTATTCAACAGCCCTGGCATTGTATATACTCGAGACAACTTGTGCAAAAGAGCAGTGTTTAACATTGTGTAAAATTATGGTATCTtgaaataaaactatattaacacaaaaatacttACATAAACAGaccactaggtgtcactgtgtgattgattttaatgtgtTCTTACATGTTCCTCTGAGAGAAAAGCGGTGAATGTCATTTAGTTTCAGATAACAACCTGTATTTCTGTATTCTGTTCTTCAatttgtaacaaaaaaaaacgtgcaAAAAGAAAGGataaaagaaacaaataatCCAGTTTTTTGTGCATGTTAATGCTAATTTTAAAAGCTGACCACATGGttactgatttttttattattacattgaGAAATATAATACAGTAAAATTGCCCAGTAGGCTACTTTCAAACTATTGCTACGAGTTTGACATATTGCATGAATTATAATGAATTTATGCttattgaaatattttactGTACCCAAGTTAAAACAATGTGTAGTCTATAGAAATGTGCCACATGGTTGACAGTAAAGCACGtttgtcaataatgtaaattaaaaagtaaaatattatcGATGAAAATGTGTGAAATGCATGATAACAACTATTGTGGTGTGTGGCATGGGAGTGGCTTGAGTTTAGGGATTTGGTCAGCGTCAGACCTAGTTACGCAGATCTGTCAACCCTTTTGTACACTGAACTGTACGAAAACGAGTAAACTTTTGCTGTTATGGATCGCTGGAAAGGCAGAGTTGCTCTTGTTACTGGTGCTTCAGTGGGAATTGGAGCTGCAATAGCCAAATCTCTTGTCCAGAATGGCATGAAAGTGGTTGGTTGTGCCAGAAACGTGGAACAAATAGAGGTAAAAACAACTGACAAACAGattgctttaaaataaatatgcattttaagATGAATACGACGAGTTTGTGTATGATGCTGCATAAAGCCAAATTGTGAGAAATAAGACGTTTTAATTTGTTGATAAAGCGCATATTTAACTTAAGCAAAATAAAGTAAACTGACATAGCTTTATGTTCATTTTTCTTGCAGAAATTAGCATCAGAATGTGTCAAAAGTGGATTCAGTGGCACTTTAATTCCATATAAATGTGATCTGTCTGTAGAAGAAGAAATCTTGGCCATGTTTTCCTCGATCAAAGTTCAACATCATGGCGTTGACGTGTGCATCAATAACGCTGGCTTGGCTCATCCAGACAATATATTAACTGGCAAAACCAGTGGCTGGAAGGCTATGCTGGATGTAAGTAACGTGCAGCACCTTTTTGTCTGCGAAGGTTATTTTCAGAAAGAAATGTCAGAATACAGAGGAAAACTCGCTCGCGCAGTATTTTGACGTTATGTGCCAGTCAGTCTGCGCAGTGCTGTGTGATTACTGACTGTTATGTCACTACAAGTAGTGTCGCTCGCTAGCAGGCGCTCATTGATCTTTAAAAAGTTAGTTAATTTTAGATTTAATTTCAGTTCGATTTTCTTCATTTATgctgttataaattataaatatttgtagtTGTATCTGTTCTTCTCTCTAAACAGCGTTGTTTACTCTTTATTATTTACTCTTAAGGAAAAATATGTTAATACTTCGTCATTTGTACATCAATTAGGAGGCCTCGAGACTGAgtcagggggccccagttttacgacattttataaaatgtatgaatttatcatgaatttaaattctgtgtaattaaacatcagaaaaataatTACTAACTTAATTAATTACTAATTTGGCTGCCAAACAAAACATCCTGGTTCTACGTTTTAAGTTTTTTAACGCATTACTTCAGCCACATTTACGCCTTTCATCCACTACTTCTGTGTTTTTGACCCTCATAAACAGAGTCGTTCATAAACGCTGCAGACCCATGGTCTTGCATGACTAAAATAGTTGTTCAGAGACATTACAATTAGTGCTGAGACTTTCCTTAAAGCAACTTTGATAACACTTCAATTCAAAATGTCGtactattttacatttttgcagGTGAATGTGATCGGACTATCAGTGTGCACTCGTGAAGCTTACCAGTccatgaaagaaagaaatgttgATGATGGTcatattattaacattaacagGTACAGCATTGATTTATTAGATATTGTCATTCatattattcatattcattcaatattattcatattacaaTATATGTGTTTTAGCATGTGTGGACACAGAGTTGTCCACAGTAGTGACGTTCACTTCTACACTGCTACCAAATTTGCTGTGACTGCACTAACAGAAGGTTTGAGACAAGAGTTACGAGAGGCTAAAGCCCACATACGTGCCACGGTAAGACAAATCTAATGAAGAACTGATTTTTACAAAGACTTTTGACAGAGAAGTATGATTGTTCATAGTAAAACATTGTAATGGTGCTGTGCTCTTTTAACAGTCTATATCTCCTGGTCTTGTGGAGACAGAGTTTGCCTTTCGGCTTTTTAAACACAAACCAGAGATGGCTGCTGCAACCTATAAAAACTTAAAGGTAAAAAATCTGCATCTCTTCTAtaagatacattgttattatttatatatttaaatgttgtaTTCACAGTGCCTGGAAGCTGATGACGTTGCCTCTGCTGTTGTGTATGTACTGAGTGCTCCTCCACATGTTCAGGTGAGTTGGGTTCAAcgcatgctgggtaaatattggacagtaGAAATCCACACAGTGATCATTTATGCAATGCCTTTTTAATGTAaggctgggcaaagattaatctagattaatcgcatacaaaataaaagtgattttttttcataatatacaagtgtgtgctgtgcttaattattatgtatatataaatacacatattcatgtatttatttaagaaacatttacatgtgtatatatttaattatattttatatattctatattatatataaattaataaaaaattatatataaataaaaatgtgaaatgtttatatgtatgtgtgtgtttttaaatata
This sequence is a window from Misgurnus anguillicaudatus chromosome 24, ASM2758022v2, whole genome shotgun sequence. Protein-coding genes within it:
- the ca4b gene encoding carbonic anhydrase 4b; this encodes MYLFIALTILCKVAAGAEWCYQSQVTCDNNCKGPDEWKNVFSECGNKKQSPINIVTKQVLADHRLTPVQFTGYQKTLRSVIKNNGHSVQINLPDSAVINGANLGASYKAQQCHLHWGTSGGPGSEHTIDGEQYPMELHIVHIKENYNSLEEAVGDPLGVAVLGFFYEESRSDNEKYQPIINSLNNITLPDTNVTLEGLSLEMLIPSFDTLGEYFRYQGSLTTPGCFEAVVWTIFQQTIPLSKQQLSAFSHLQSHNETAMINTHRPVQPRYGREVYHSGSYVFCVSTALLVSSVFSFLWFDF
- the dhrs11b.1 gene encoding dehydrogenase/reductase SDR family member 11b; protein product: MDRWKGRVALVTGASVGIGAAIAKSLVQNGMKVVGCARNVEQIEKLASECVKSGFSGTLIPYKCDLSVEEEILAMFSSIKVQHHGVDVCINNAGLAHPDNILTGKTSGWKAMLDVNVIGLSVCTREAYQSMKERNVDDGHIININSMCGHRVVHSSDVHFYTATKFAVTALTEGLRQELREAKAHIRATSISPGLVETEFAFRLFKHKPEMAAATYKNLKCLEADDVASAVVYVLSAPPHVQIGDIQMRPVEQLT